The following proteins come from a genomic window of Pseudomonas sp. MAG733B:
- the metE gene encoding 5-methyltetrahydropteroyltriglutamate--homocysteine S-methyltransferase codes for MAVAHTLGFPRIGADRELKKALEAYWKGDIDQDALKSVGRQLRATHWQLQKDAGIDLLPVGDFAWYDQVLTHSLAFGVVPERFDSTKDERGLPTLDTLFAMARGATATCCGGEHGKAQYAQELTKWFDTNYHYLVPEFTADQRFKLSWEQLFDEVEEAKALGHTIKPVIIGPLTYLWLGKAKGNDFDKLDLLERLLPIYGEILGRLAAQGVEWVQIDEPILTLDLPQEWKNAFERAYHILQYSPLKKLLATYFSGLQDNLGLAVGLPVQGLHIDAVRAPDQLLHVLDRLPIYKILSVGLVNGRNVWRCELEPVLAQLQFAQERFGDNLWVSSSCSLLHSPVDLEREDKLDPELKSWLAFAVQKCGEIAVLRDALNDPQAPKVQSALAQSRAIAASRAESPRIHKAEVQARINAIRAADSQRQSPFAKRIEQQRARLKLPAFPTTTIGSFPQTGSIRLARQSYKQGKLSANDYTDAMHHEIRHAVQVQERLGLDVLVHGEAERNDMVEYFAEQLDGYLFTRFGWVQSYGSRCVKPAVIYGDLSRPKAMTVDWITYAQNQTDKVMKGMLTGPVTILMWSFPREDVSRKVQAQQLALALRDEVVDLEAAGIKIVQIDEAAFREGLPLRRAQWQEYLDWAVEAFRLSASGVRDETQIHTHMCYSEFNDVIEAIAAMDADVITIETSRSDMELLEAFKAFDYPNDIGPGVYDIHSPRVPDTAEMVKLMAKAVQRIPAERLWVNPDCGLKTRAWPETEAALVNMVAAARQLRSQLA; via the coding sequence ATGGCCGTGGCCCACACTTTAGGTTTCCCGCGCATCGGCGCCGACCGCGAACTGAAAAAAGCCCTCGAAGCCTACTGGAAGGGCGACATCGATCAGGACGCGCTGAAAAGCGTCGGCCGCCAACTGCGCGCCACCCACTGGCAATTGCAGAAAGACGCCGGCATCGACTTGCTGCCGGTCGGCGACTTCGCCTGGTACGACCAGGTGCTGACCCATTCCCTGGCCTTCGGTGTCGTCCCGGAGCGTTTTGACAGCACCAAGGACGAGCGCGGCCTGCCGACCCTCGACACCCTGTTCGCCATGGCCCGTGGCGCCACTGCCACCTGCTGCGGCGGCGAGCATGGCAAAGCGCAATACGCCCAGGAACTGACCAAGTGGTTCGACACCAACTACCACTATCTGGTCCCGGAATTCACCGCTGACCAGCGGTTCAAACTGAGCTGGGAACAACTGTTCGACGAAGTCGAAGAAGCCAAGGCTTTGGGTCACACCATCAAACCGGTGATCATCGGTCCGCTGACTTACCTCTGGCTGGGTAAGGCCAAAGGCAACGACTTCGACAAGCTCGATCTGCTGGAACGCTTGCTGCCAATCTACGGCGAAATCCTCGGCCGCCTCGCTGCCCAAGGCGTGGAGTGGGTGCAGATCGACGAACCGATCCTGACCCTCGACCTGCCGCAGGAATGGAAGAACGCCTTCGAACGCGCTTACCACATCCTTCAATATTCGCCGTTGAAAAAACTGCTGGCGACCTACTTCAGCGGCCTGCAAGACAACCTCGGTCTGGCCGTCGGCCTGCCGGTGCAAGGTCTGCACATCGACGCGGTGCGTGCGCCGGATCAATTGCTGCACGTGCTCGATCGCCTGCCGATCTACAAGATTCTTTCGGTGGGCCTGGTCAACGGTCGCAACGTCTGGCGCTGCGAACTGGAGCCGGTGCTGGCACAACTGCAATTTGCTCAGGAACGCTTTGGCGACAACCTGTGGGTCAGCAGTTCCTGCTCGTTGCTGCACAGCCCGGTGGACCTGGAGCGCGAAGACAAACTCGACCCGGAACTGAAAAGCTGGCTGGCGTTTGCCGTGCAAAAGTGTGGCGAAATCGCCGTGCTGCGCGATGCGCTGAACGACCCGCAAGCGCCAAAAGTGCAATCAGCCTTGGCGCAAAGCCGCGCCATTGCCGCCAGCCGTGCCGAGTCGCCGCGTATTCACAAGGCTGAGGTTCAAGCCCGGATCAATGCCATCCGCGCGGCGGACAGCCAGCGTCAGTCACCGTTTGCCAAACGCATCGAGCAGCAGCGCGCACGCCTCAAATTGCCGGCATTCCCGACTACCACCATCGGCTCGTTCCCGCAGACCGGTTCGATCCGTCTGGCGCGTCAGTCGTACAAGCAAGGCAAGCTGTCGGCCAACGACTACACCGATGCCATGCACCATGAAATTCGTCACGCCGTGCAGGTCCAGGAACGCCTGGGCCTCGACGTGTTGGTGCACGGTGAAGCCGAACGCAACGACATGGTCGAGTACTTTGCCGAGCAACTGGACGGCTATCTGTTCACCCGTTTCGGCTGGGTACAGAGCTACGGTTCCCGCTGCGTGAAACCAGCGGTCATCTACGGCGACCTGAGCCGCCCGAAAGCCATGACCGTCGACTGGATCACTTATGCCCAGAACCAGACCGACAAGGTCATGAAAGGCATGCTCACCGGTCCCGTGACCATCCTGATGTGGTCGTTCCCGCGTGAAGACGTGTCGCGCAAAGTCCAGGCGCAGCAACTGGCCCTGGCCCTGCGCGACGAAGTGGTGGACCTGGAAGCCGCTGGCATCAAGATCGTGCAGATCGACGAAGCGGCGTTCCGCGAAGGCTTGCCGCTGCGCCGGGCGCAATGGCAGGAATATCTGGATTGGGCGGTGGAAGCGTTCCGCTTGAGCGCCAGCGGTGTGCGTGATGAAACCCAGATCCACACCCACATGTGCTACAGCGAATTCAACGACGTGATCGAGGCCATCGCGGCGATGGATGCCGACGTGATCACCATCGAAACCTCGCGTTCGGACATGGAATTGCTGGAGGCCTTCAAAGCGTTCGACTATCCGAACGACATCGGCCCGGGCGTCTACGACATCCACTCGCCACGGGTGCCCGACACGGCCGAGATGGTCAAGTTGATGGCTAAAGCGGTACAGCGCATCCCGGCTGAACGCCTGTGGGTCAACCCCGACTGCGGCTTGAAAACCCGCGCCTGGCCGGAGACTGAAGCGGCGCTGGTGAACATGGTGGCGGCGGCGCGGCAGCTGCGTAGTCAGTTGGCCTGA
- a CDS encoding DUF6543 domain-containing protein, with protein sequence MLDEPTPPPADFGLIPLVASVDQSLLLSALARWKECRNQWLDLMAQSPQPRLDSAWWNARARGTDVSRRAHATRLYRQHFEASSQVAFALGSLQAEQMKTLAAAPDSAINSVEQLTLSSAELPGALVISQGSAHPVAQMLYLPAHQAPWRSFASRNDLERWLIDHQQQLLGPSRIDADTVTVAYTALASNPLDVSAESLLSQLSSAEADLRDSAFAPAPDLPISEDPSSDNAALFGLLSPDIPLGLRRKALARQQSALENLLGTDFHGKADDPRLQQLQRQLEALSTAEQASARAATALLASANPLRMLELRNQPNADYAALYQARLAGLRAEADVQLTLNQISSEEHQWLITALDTPDHLDGHSEVVVARLTLQLIEPDSTRSPTQTQELDGVLLFTHPSALQPDSAQSLLLYWPGRFGGLQRFDSRQALEQTLFKLTTHDQSLLLSPLSANPFEYALLSQLYRCEQQAARLIAENPVPSHTNQRTVKMDNLREQTLARLTVAIPAARELAFAQWLEQTNSSGLANSLPQWFGTLTDAQRAQFKGLFTSCLTAMKRAHELLERELPPREAFSKKAIDARLRQDFGLMQNVEVTLDLPDATHWQKILSDGAAPGTPQQNVLIASPQRSQVSLAELAQGNIDQALWWRMSFMKVEITANDQSVREKLKSGITQAWLRKMITELDLAGEYETLIRDTFLGTSSAPTFSNEHRRECLSEPWRLMLKLQGEVAMLQRQISAVGLRVLQIAIDANSHEGYAVGGKRIVLLPAHLTVGGEDTQKRGPSTLSGVTFIEEQITGLTLLYLPDSPDDHFLREYASLEEARKALFNLCLHTRMVSYLADRALTGETARHVSRINQALLKNFDALIGIGTPWPATTSLAEHLLNVHMGRLLEAHRATSRSNDALLLERVALQSGAMFNYLKMAVGMVPFVGTAVALYDAWSSANLAVAALLRGQVGHGLAEVEAVLLSLIDAAMDILPGAAATPSAARIATRSRQLRSVTRSAGALHKATQRQARQTLERFRGYEYEHQISLAGLQPGGHGVYRNVYRHADGDFMISHGRIYRIELSNNPQQWRLHGTWARPYKQPIALDEAGNWNTHYAVYGTVIEGGGAGGGAVLGHMADGLDPLWPAAIRRWLPRWWTDRALRRQLTLTNTADAYTRRLDTQTRATNTLLNDYFDAPPDAQRPARTQVDLASANDIELAQNQYLNLEELMQYSHGRKRAMIEDIQSRCAWIIVDRSIRRVVLAKERLVEHLNRIDQLIARSDMTPLTDTATHIQLMAQRKEVRKDFLKEFDHLHDHVEDAHRWNRRITNRTQKSMIKEDIETLSDKFSDANHYYLKSAHVLEIITHYEAVTDLSWVYFHVQLKETRNKVGRALLTQHQLPEVRASFSQRNKVLEDCLATYAEFRRQLSAWALGYPQHLDLPEVAVFLDNLEKVEEFARHAIKHRPSHTPNEGRSGKQLFETEDNQLLIGVASTDAVTQQKRFTLEGVDGHTETWLPRTSGKYHLSEPVVSAQPQLPMDVGPLLIEARKRLGATDVYRVQVQGYARRNMLPVDLEHMMSNEAAELNMRAQAIERLSPTETVAMQLRNRADELARTGRTLRIDQSMNSKTPTEGYLDYLLEQQVVDIRKEGSLRDLGKRPDGRRDFLQEYEVRDLRGETAQTLWYAHFHYTSAKPAFNEFAKGHLKLPEQRNLGLQWQQAVAASGAPVEAIWRGDIGKPLGTKHFSDL encoded by the coding sequence ATGCTCGACGAACCCACGCCCCCACCGGCCGACTTCGGCCTCATCCCCCTTGTCGCCAGTGTGGATCAGTCACTGTTGCTGAGCGCATTGGCCCGCTGGAAAGAATGCCGCAATCAGTGGCTCGACCTTATGGCGCAAAGCCCCCAACCGCGGCTCGACAGCGCTTGGTGGAACGCACGCGCGCGCGGCACTGACGTTTCCCGCAGAGCCCACGCAACCCGGCTGTATCGGCAGCATTTCGAGGCTTCGAGCCAGGTGGCTTTTGCTCTTGGCAGCTTGCAGGCTGAGCAGATGAAGACGCTGGCGGCGGCGCCCGATTCGGCCATTAACTCTGTCGAACAGCTCACACTGAGCAGCGCCGAACTGCCGGGCGCCCTCGTCATCTCCCAGGGCTCCGCACACCCGGTTGCTCAAATGCTCTACCTGCCCGCCCACCAAGCGCCATGGCGCTCTTTTGCCAGCCGCAACGATCTCGAACGCTGGCTGATTGACCACCAACAACAACTGCTCGGCCCATCGCGAATCGATGCCGATACCGTGACCGTTGCCTACACCGCACTGGCTAGCAACCCGCTGGACGTCAGCGCCGAGTCTCTGCTGAGCCAACTGTCCAGCGCTGAAGCGGATCTACGTGACAGCGCATTTGCACCGGCGCCTGACCTGCCAATCAGCGAGGACCCCTCCAGCGACAACGCAGCCTTGTTCGGCCTGTTGAGTCCGGACATTCCCCTGGGTTTGCGACGCAAGGCTCTGGCGCGGCAACAGTCAGCGCTGGAAAATCTGTTGGGCACTGACTTCCACGGCAAAGCCGATGATCCGCGCCTGCAACAGTTGCAACGGCAACTCGAGGCCCTGAGCACCGCAGAGCAAGCCAGTGCTCGCGCCGCGACCGCCCTGCTCGCCAGCGCAAACCCGTTGCGGATGCTGGAGCTGCGCAACCAGCCGAATGCCGATTATGCGGCGCTGTACCAGGCACGCCTCGCTGGGTTGCGCGCCGAAGCCGATGTGCAGCTGACCCTGAATCAGATCAGTAGCGAAGAACATCAGTGGCTGATAACAGCGCTGGACACGCCGGATCATCTGGATGGCCATTCAGAGGTGGTGGTCGCACGCCTGACCCTCCAGCTGATCGAGCCCGATAGCACCCGTTCGCCGACTCAGACTCAAGAGCTGGACGGCGTCCTGTTGTTTACCCACCCGTCCGCGTTGCAGCCCGACTCGGCGCAAAGTCTGTTGCTGTACTGGCCCGGTCGCTTCGGTGGTCTGCAACGCTTTGATTCCCGGCAAGCGCTTGAGCAAACGCTGTTCAAACTGACGACCCATGACCAGTCGCTGTTGCTCTCACCGTTGAGCGCCAACCCGTTTGAATACGCCTTGCTGAGCCAGCTCTACCGCTGTGAACAGCAGGCCGCGCGATTGATCGCCGAGAACCCCGTTCCGTCCCACACCAACCAACGCACCGTGAAGATGGATAACCTGCGCGAGCAGACGCTCGCTCGCCTGACCGTGGCGATTCCTGCTGCCCGGGAACTGGCCTTCGCGCAATGGCTGGAACAGACCAACAGCAGTGGCTTGGCCAATAGCTTGCCGCAATGGTTCGGCACACTCACCGATGCTCAACGTGCGCAGTTCAAGGGGCTGTTCACGTCCTGCCTCACGGCGATGAAACGTGCCCATGAACTGCTTGAACGCGAGCTGCCACCGAGGGAGGCCTTCAGCAAAAAAGCCATCGACGCACGCCTGCGCCAGGACTTCGGCTTGATGCAAAACGTCGAGGTGACGCTGGACCTGCCCGACGCCACCCATTGGCAAAAAATCCTGAGCGACGGTGCCGCCCCGGGAACGCCGCAGCAAAACGTACTGATCGCCAGCCCGCAACGAAGCCAGGTGTCGCTTGCCGAACTGGCGCAAGGCAACATCGATCAAGCGTTGTGGTGGCGAATGTCGTTCATGAAGGTCGAGATCACTGCCAATGACCAGTCGGTACGCGAGAAACTCAAAAGCGGAATCACCCAGGCCTGGCTGCGCAAAATGATCACCGAGCTGGACCTGGCCGGGGAATATGAAACGCTGATCCGCGACACGTTCCTGGGAACGTCGAGCGCGCCGACCTTCAGCAATGAACACCGGCGCGAATGCCTGAGCGAACCCTGGCGCCTGATGCTCAAGCTGCAAGGCGAGGTCGCCATGCTGCAACGGCAGATCAGCGCCGTTGGCCTGCGAGTGCTGCAGATCGCCATCGACGCCAATAGCCACGAGGGTTACGCGGTCGGCGGCAAGCGCATCGTGTTGCTGCCGGCGCACCTGACCGTGGGCGGCGAAGATACGCAGAAACGCGGGCCAAGCACCTTGTCCGGCGTGACCTTCATCGAGGAGCAGATCACTGGCCTGACCCTGCTCTACCTGCCCGACAGTCCCGATGATCACTTTTTGCGCGAGTACGCCAGCCTCGAAGAAGCGCGCAAAGCCTTGTTCAACCTGTGCCTGCACACACGAATGGTCAGTTACCTGGCCGACCGCGCCTTGACCGGCGAAACCGCCCGGCACGTCAGCCGGATCAATCAGGCGCTGCTGAAGAATTTCGATGCCCTGATTGGCATCGGTACACCGTGGCCGGCGACCACCTCGCTGGCGGAGCACTTGCTCAATGTGCACATGGGCCGATTGCTGGAAGCCCATCGCGCGACATCACGCTCCAACGACGCCTTGTTGCTGGAGCGTGTCGCGTTGCAGTCCGGAGCGATGTTCAACTATCTGAAAATGGCCGTGGGCATGGTGCCGTTCGTGGGCACAGCCGTGGCGCTGTATGACGCCTGGAGTAGCGCCAACCTGGCGGTGGCGGCGTTGTTGCGCGGTCAAGTCGGCCACGGCTTGGCCGAGGTTGAGGCGGTGCTTCTGTCGTTGATTGATGCAGCTATGGACATACTGCCCGGCGCTGCCGCAACGCCGAGTGCCGCCCGCATCGCCACGCGAAGCCGGCAATTGCGCAGCGTGACGAGAAGCGCAGGCGCCTTGCACAAGGCCACGCAACGACAGGCCCGACAAACCCTGGAGCGCTTCAGGGGCTACGAGTACGAACACCAGATTTCTCTGGCCGGCCTGCAACCGGGAGGCCACGGTGTCTATCGCAATGTCTATCGACACGCTGACGGCGACTTCATGATCAGCCACGGGCGCATCTACCGCATCGAACTGAGCAACAATCCACAGCAGTGGCGCTTGCACGGCACGTGGGCCCGCCCCTACAAACAGCCCATCGCCCTCGATGAGGCGGGAAACTGGAATACCCATTACGCGGTGTACGGCACCGTAATCGAGGGCGGTGGTGCCGGTGGCGGTGCGGTGCTCGGCCACATGGCCGACGGGCTGGACCCATTGTGGCCGGCCGCCATTCGCCGCTGGTTGCCGCGTTGGTGGACCGATCGCGCCTTGCGCCGCCAACTGACCCTGACCAATACCGCCGACGCCTACACCCGGCGGCTCGATACCCAGACCCGCGCCACCAACACCTTGCTGAACGACTACTTCGATGCCCCGCCTGATGCGCAGCGACCGGCGCGAACCCAGGTCGACCTCGCCAGCGCGAACGATATCGAGCTCGCACAAAACCAATACCTGAACCTGGAAGAACTTATGCAGTACAGCCATGGCCGAAAACGCGCCATGATCGAAGACATTCAAAGTCGCTGCGCCTGGATCATCGTCGACCGCTCGATTCGCAGAGTGGTCTTGGCCAAGGAGCGTTTGGTCGAGCACTTGAACCGCATCGATCAGCTTATTGCACGTTCCGACATGACGCCGCTCACCGATACCGCCACACACATCCAGCTGATGGCGCAACGCAAGGAGGTACGCAAAGACTTCCTCAAGGAGTTTGACCACCTTCACGACCACGTCGAGGACGCCCACCGCTGGAACCGCCGAATCACTAACCGCACGCAAAAGTCGATGATCAAAGAAGACATCGAGACCCTAAGCGACAAATTCAGCGACGCCAATCACTACTACCTGAAATCGGCGCATGTGCTGGAAATCATCACTCACTATGAGGCCGTCACCGATCTGTCCTGGGTCTACTTTCATGTGCAACTCAAAGAGACGCGCAACAAGGTCGGACGCGCCCTGCTCACCCAGCATCAACTCCCGGAAGTACGTGCCAGCTTCAGCCAACGCAACAAAGTGCTCGAAGACTGCCTGGCCACTTATGCCGAGTTCCGCCGCCAGCTCAGCGCGTGGGCGCTCGGCTATCCGCAGCATCTGGATCTGCCCGAGGTTGCGGTGTTTCTGGACAACCTGGAGAAGGTCGAAGAATTCGCCCGCCATGCAATCAAGCATCGACCGTCCCATACACCGAACGAGGGGCGCAGCGGCAAGCAGCTCTTTGAAACCGAGGACAATCAGTTGCTGATCGGGGTCGCCAGCACTGACGCCGTCACCCAACAAAAGCGTTTCACCCTTGAAGGTGTCGACGGCCATACGGAAACCTGGCTACCTCGTACCAGTGGCAAATATCACCTGAGTGAACCCGTGGTCAGCGCTCAACCTCAGTTGCCGATGGATGTCGGCCCCCTGTTGATCGAAGCGCGCAAAAGGCTCGGCGCGACAGATGTCTACAGAGTCCAGGTTCAAGGCTATGCGCGGCGCAACATGCTGCCGGTCGACCTTGAACACATGATGAGCAACGAGGCGGCGGAACTGAACATGCGTGCCCAGGCTATTGAACGGCTGTCGCCCACCGAGACGGTCGCCATGCAATTGCGCAATCGCGCGGATGAGTTGGCTCGCACTGGCCGCACGCTGCGAATCGATCAGTCCATGAACAGCAAAACCCCGACCGAGGGCTATCTGGACTATCTGCTGGAACAACAGGTTGTGGATATCCGCAAGGAAGGCAGTCTACGGGATCTGGGCAAACGCCCGGACGGGCGCAGGGATTTTTTGCAGGAGTACGAGGTACGCGATCTACGCGGTGAAACGGCGCAAACCTTGTGGTACGCGCACTTTCACTACACCTCGGCGAAGCCTGCGTTCAACGAGTTCGCCAAGGGTCATTTGAAGTTGCCGGAACAACGCAACCTCGGCCTGCAATGGCAACAGGCTGTTGCCGCGAGCGGAGCGCCGGTTGAAGCGATATGGCGCGGCGACATCGGCAAGCCGTTGGGGACCAAACACTTCTCAGATCTCTGA
- a CDS encoding alpha/beta hydrolase gives MRVFLSRIVFLAAFLFGLPSLAASRCDVNVPTDRVDLAQVSLAYQSIGRASDPALLLVMGLGGQLIHWPDEVVVALCQQGFRVIRYDNRDVGLSTWRQAPLEANLTFEVLRYKLGLPVSAPYSLTDMADDGLGLMDALHIEQFHVLGASMGGMIAQHMAAMAPQRVESLTLIMTTSGAEGLPAPSAALVQLLSRRGAPNREVALEQQADLLAALGSPTVVDDRQALLHQAALSYDRAFNPEGVKRQIMAILAEPSRVALLNQLRVPALVVHGTADPLLPVMHGVHLAAHLRGSQLKLIPGLAHRFQETFKAPLLAAVLPYLREHREDTSHWAQIEPVAEHNLL, from the coding sequence ATGCGTGTTTTTTTATCAAGAATTGTATTTTTGGCCGCATTTTTGTTCGGCCTGCCGTCCCTGGCGGCGTCTCGTTGTGACGTCAATGTTCCGACCGATCGGGTGGATCTGGCCCAGGTAAGCCTGGCGTATCAGAGCATCGGCCGTGCCTCGGACCCGGCATTGCTGCTGGTGATGGGCTTGGGCGGGCAGTTGATTCACTGGCCCGATGAGGTGGTGGTCGCGCTGTGTCAGCAAGGGTTTCGGGTAATTCGTTATGACAACCGCGATGTCGGCCTGTCGACCTGGCGGCAAGCGCCGCTTGAAGCCAACCTGACGTTCGAAGTGCTGCGCTACAAGCTCGGTTTGCCAGTTTCGGCACCGTACTCTCTGACCGACATGGCGGACGATGGCCTGGGCCTGATGGATGCCTTGCACATCGAGCAATTTCACGTGCTGGGCGCGAGCATGGGCGGCATGATTGCCCAGCACATGGCGGCCATGGCGCCGCAACGGGTGGAAAGCCTGACCCTGATCATGACCACTTCCGGCGCCGAAGGCCTGCCGGCGCCAAGTGCGGCGCTGGTGCAATTGCTATCGCGTCGCGGCGCACCGAATCGTGAAGTGGCCCTGGAGCAACAGGCCGATTTGCTGGCGGCACTGGGCAGCCCGACGGTCGTTGATGATCGCCAGGCGTTGTTGCACCAGGCGGCACTGTCGTATGACCGGGCGTTCAATCCCGAGGGTGTGAAACGGCAGATCATGGCAATCCTGGCCGAGCCAAGCCGGGTGGCGTTGCTCAATCAATTGCGCGTCCCGGCGCTGGTGGTGCATGGCACCGCCGACCCGTTGTTGCCGGTGATGCATGGCGTGCATCTGGCGGCACATCTGCGCGGCAGCCAGTTGAAGTTGATTCCGGGGTTGGCGCATCGATTCCAGGAGACGTTCAAGGCGCCGTTGCTGGCGGCGGTGCTGCCGTATTTGCGCGAGCATCGCGAGGATACTTCGCACTGGGCGCAGATCGAGCCGGTAGCTGAACACAACCTGCTCTAA
- a CDS encoding DsbA family oxidoreductase has product MSAPLKIDFVSDVSCPWCVVGLYGLTKALHILRDEVRAEIRFQPFELNPKMGPEGQNITEHITEKYGSTPEQSQKNREMIRARGAEVGFAFRTDGNSRIYNTFDAHRLLHWAGLEGLQQQLKEALFKAYFSDGGNPSDHAQLVTIAQSVGLDRQRGEAILASEEFATEVREEQLWLSRGVSSVPTVVFNGQYAVTGGQPVETFVGAIRQIISEAKGGTVS; this is encoded by the coding sequence ATGAGTGCCCCACTGAAAATCGATTTCGTCAGCGACGTGTCCTGCCCTTGGTGCGTCGTCGGTTTGTATGGTCTGACCAAAGCCCTGCACATCTTGCGTGACGAGGTGCGTGCCGAGATCCGTTTCCAGCCCTTCGAACTGAACCCGAAAATGGGACCGGAAGGGCAGAACATTACCGAGCACATCACCGAGAAGTACGGCTCGACACCGGAGCAATCGCAAAAGAATCGCGAAATGATCCGCGCACGCGGCGCCGAGGTAGGGTTTGCGTTTCGCACCGACGGCAACAGCCGTATCTACAACACCTTCGATGCTCACCGTCTATTGCACTGGGCGGGGCTGGAAGGGCTGCAACAGCAACTGAAAGAAGCGTTGTTCAAGGCGTATTTCAGCGACGGTGGCAATCCTTCCGATCACGCTCAACTGGTAACCATCGCGCAAAGCGTCGGACTGGACAGGCAGCGGGGCGAGGCGATTCTGGCGTCGGAAGAGTTCGCCACAGAGGTTCGTGAGGAACAGTTGTGGCTATCGCGCGGAGTGAGTTCGGTGCCGACGGTAGTTTTCAACGGCCAGTACGCCGTCACGGGCGGGCAACCGGTGGAAACTTTTGTCGGGGCAATCCGGCAAATCATCAGTGAGGCGAAGGGCGGAACAGTCAGCTGA
- a CDS encoding sigma-54 dependent transcriptional regulator, with product MLGCQQALTLEDIPCIGVGSAEEALERVGDNFAGIVISDIRLPGIDGLELLGRLKERDRSLPVVLITGHGDISMAVGAMQKGAYDFMEKPFSPERLVDVARRALEQRSLAREVSSLRRQLAERDSLEGRIIGRSPAMQNLRELIANVADTSANVLIEGETGTGKELVARCLHDFSRRHTKQFVALNCGGLPENLFESEIFGHEANAFTGAGKRRIGKIEHADGGTLFLDEVESMPLPLQIKLLRVLQERTLERLGSNQSVAVDCRVIAATKSDLVESSKAGEFRSDLYYRLNVVTLELPPLRERREDILQLFEYFLQQSSLRFDRIAPELDNQTVSNLMSHDWPGNVRELRNVAERFALGLPAFKKPGTGGSTPGLAFAEAVEAFERNLLSDALQRSGGNLTQASQELGMAKTTLFDKVKKYGLSH from the coding sequence CTGCTCGGCTGCCAACAGGCGCTGACCCTGGAAGACATTCCCTGCATTGGCGTTGGCAGCGCCGAAGAAGCTCTGGAGCGGGTCGGCGACAACTTTGCCGGCATCGTCATCAGCGACATTCGCCTGCCGGGCATTGATGGACTTGAATTGCTCGGTCGGCTCAAGGAACGTGATCGCAGCTTGCCGGTGGTGCTGATTACCGGCCACGGCGACATTTCCATGGCCGTCGGCGCAATGCAGAAAGGCGCCTACGACTTCATGGAGAAACCGTTTTCTCCGGAACGGCTTGTGGATGTGGCCCGCCGCGCGCTGGAGCAACGCAGCCTTGCGCGGGAGGTGTCGTCGTTGCGTCGGCAACTGGCCGAGCGTGATTCCCTCGAAGGCCGGATCATCGGTCGCTCGCCGGCCATGCAGAACCTGCGCGAACTGATCGCCAACGTCGCCGATACCTCGGCCAACGTGCTGATCGAGGGTGAAACCGGCACCGGCAAGGAACTGGTCGCCCGCTGCCTGCATGATTTCAGTCGGCGCCACACTAAACAGTTCGTCGCACTGAACTGCGGTGGCCTGCCCGAGAACCTGTTCGAAAGCGAGATTTTCGGCCACGAAGCCAACGCCTTCACCGGCGCCGGCAAACGGCGGATCGGCAAGATCGAACACGCCGACGGCGGCACGCTGTTCCTCGACGAAGTGGAAAGCATGCCCCTGCCCTTGCAGATCAAACTGCTGCGGGTATTGCAGGAACGCACCCTTGAGCGCCTCGGTTCAAACCAGAGCGTAGCGGTGGATTGCCGGGTGATCGCTGCAACAAAATCCGATCTCGTCGAGTCGAGCAAAGCCGGAGAATTCCGCAGCGACCTGTATTACCGCCTCAACGTGGTGACCCTGGAACTGCCGCCGCTGCGCGAACGCCGCGAAGACATCCTGCAACTGTTCGAATACTTCTTGCAGCAGTCATCCCTGCGCTTCGACCGGATCGCGCCGGAACTGGATAACCAGACCGTCTCGAACCTGATGAGCCATGACTGGCCGGGTAACGTGCGTGAACTGCGTAACGTCGCCGAGCGTTTTGCCCTCGGCCTGCCAGCGTTCAAGAAACCTGGCACGGGCGGCAGCACTCCGGGCCTGGCCTTCGCCGAGGCGGTGGAAGCCTTCGAACGCAACCTGTTGAGCGATGCCTTGCAACGCAGCGGCGGCAACCTGACCCAGGCCAGCCAGGAACTGGGCATGGCCAAAACCACCTTGTTCGACAAAGTGAAGAAGTACGGGTTGAGCCACTGA